One part of the Arabidopsis thaliana chromosome 1 sequence genome encodes these proteins:
- the AGP5 gene encoding arabinogalactan protein 5 (arabinogalactan protein 5 (AGP5); BEST Arabidopsis thaliana protein match is: arabinogalactan protein 10 (TAIR:AT4G09030.1); Has 52009 Blast hits to 24079 proteins in 1500 species: Archae - 200; Bacteria - 14022; Metazoa - 11286; Fungi - 4612; Plants - 7669; Viruses - 1962; Other Eukaryotes - 12258 (source: NCBI BLink).) codes for MASKSVVVFLFLALVASSVVAQAPGPAPTISPLPATPTPSQSPRATAPAPSPSANPPPSAPTTAPPVSQPPTESPPAPPTSTSPSGAPGTNVPSGEAGPAQSPLSGSPNAAAVSRVSLVGTFAGVAVIAALLL; via the coding sequence ATGGCCTCCAAATCCGTCGTCGTTTTCCTCTTCCTCGCTCTCGTGGCTTCCTCTGTCGTTGCTCAAGCTCCCGGACCAGCTCCGACCATATCTCCCTTGCCAGCCACTCCTACACCGTCTCAATCGCCTAGAGCCACCGCACCGGCACCTTCACCATCAGCCAATCCTCCTCCCTCAGCTCCTACCACTGCTCCTCCGGTTAGTCAGCCGCCTACTGAATCTCCACCAGCTCCTCCGACGTCTACTTCCCCATCCGGAGCTCCGGGCACAAATGTTCCGTCTGGAGAAGCTGGACCTGCTCAGTCTCCCCTAAGTGGCTCTCCAAACGCAGCTGCAGTTAGCAGAGTCTCCCTCGTCGGAACTTTCGCCGGAGTGGCCGTGATCGCCGCTTTGTTGCTGTAG
- a CDS encoding FAM91 carboxy-terminus protein, producing the protein MMRYLRKNLALFPYHLAEYVCRVMRISPFRYYCDMIFEVMRNEQPYDSIPNFSAADAFRLTGIGRNEFIDIMNKCRSKKIMWKLNKSIAKDFLPTLPVDFPIDPWWGVCLVNFTIEEFKKLSEDEMATIDKICKEEANAYFLFDPEVIKGLYQRGLVYFDVPVYQDDRFKVSKLEGFISNREQSYEDPIEELLYAVFVVSNENSTVAELASTLQADVTQLQAAASFVCRLGWAVKLIDPSSVLHDKIGSPRAILSDDEDASRASISSTYRSADGEEAQHGDNLGTESSGSRSSHVRVAFIVDANITSYLMMGSVSPGLKSHAVTLYEAGKLGHTSIPDLCQDLSTLEGAKFEGELQEFANHAFSLRCVLECLISGGVATDAIVDTMGSGTLSNDEAVTLLADVNLPDNSGDSLTSQIIEASMVSDAPQEVPLSTEHVPESTKHEAASSTPSVDTTALTETFSSNLNLQNEGKPIPVEGPDTGKGNKKRKKYRVDILRCESLASLTPATLDRLFSRDYDIVVSMIPLPLTTVLPGPSGPVHFGPPSHSSMTQWMKLVLYSTVGIGPLSVILMKGQCLRMLPAPLAGCEKAIIWSWDGSSVGGLGNKFEGNLVKGGILLHCLNCLLKCSAVLVQPLSKHDLDSSGRIVTLDIPLPLKNSDGSIPHFGDELGLPLEENTKLNSLLTKLANNMELKTVGYIRLLKLFKAKDSLKHFSPDNDEKYEWVPLTVEFGFPLFSPKLCNNICKRIVSSQLLQADSLMEQHDAMQCIRKRLKDICALYQATGPAAKLLYQKEQAKEPTRTNKLMNYASGRWNPLVDPSSPISGATSEFQRLKLANRQRCRTEVLSFDGSILRSYTLAPVYEAATRSIDENAPLSTTKSDSDEADSREVILPGLNLLYDGSELHPFDIGACLQARQPVALIAEAAAASASLAPK; encoded by the exons ATGATGCGTTACTTGCGAAAGAATCTGGCG CTCTTTCCGTATCACCTTGCAGAGTATGTTTGCCGTGTGATGAGGATATCACCTTTCAGATACTACTGTGATATGATATTTGAAGTCATGAGAAAtg AGCAACCTTATGACAGTATTCCAAACTTCAGTGCGGCAGATGCTTTCCGGCTTACAGGAATAGGGAGgaatgagttcattgatatCATGAATAAATGCAGATCTAAG AAAATAATGTGGAAGCTGAACAAATCGATTGCAAAAGACTTTTTACCTACTCTACCTGTGGATTTCCCTATTGACCCTTGGTGGGGTGTTTGCCTTGTCAACTTCACCATAGAAGAGTTTAAG AAACTTTCAGAAGATGAGATGGCGACAATAGATAAAATCTGCAAAGAGGAAGCTAATGCATATTTCCTCTTCGATCCAGAAGTCATAAAAGGCCTGTACCAGAGGGGATTGGTATATTTTGATGTCCCAGTCTATCAGGACGACCGCTTTAAAG tttcaaagCTTGAAGGGTTCATCTCTAATAGAGAGCAGTCTTACGAAGATCCCATTGAAGA ATTACTCTATgcagtttttgttgtttcaaatGAGAACTCAACAGTTGCAGAGCTGGCATCCACTTTGCAAGCTGACGTAACTCAATTACAGGCTGCTGCATCTTTTGTTTGCCGGCTGGGATGGGCTGTCAAATTAATTGATCCGTCATCTGTGCTTCATGACAAGATTGGGTCTCCACGTGCCATCCTCAGTGATGACGAAGATGCATCTCGCGCTAGCATATCCTCTACCTACAGGTCTGCTGATGGTGAGGAGGCTCAACATGGAGATAATTTAGGGACTGAAAGCTCTGGATCACGTTCTAGTCATGTTCGGGTTGCTTTCATAGTTGATGCTAATATAACATCGTATCTAATGATGGGTTCTGTGTCACCAG GATTGAAATCTCATGCTGTGACACTCTATGAAGCGGGAAAACTCGGACACACTAGTATCCCAGACCTTTGCCAGGATTTGAGCACATTAGAGGGAGCGAAATTTGAGGGTGAACTGCAAGAATTTGCAAATCATGCCTTTAGCCTTCGTTGTGTCCTGGAATGTTTGATATCTGGTGGAGTTGCTACTGATGCAATAGTTGACACAATGGGTTCGGGAACTTTGAGCAATGATGAGGCTGTTACTCTTCTTGCAGATGTTAATTTACCTGATAATTCCGGAGATTCTTTAACTAGCCAAATTATTGAGGCTTCCATGGTTTCAGATGCCCCTCAAGAGGTTCCCTTGTCGACAGAGCATGTCCCCGAAAGCACTAAGCATGAAGCAGCTTCCAGTACACCGTCTGTCGATACTACTGCCTTGACTGAGACCTTCAGTTCCAACCTTAACCTTCAGAATGAGGGGAAGCCAATTCCTGTAGAGGGACCCGACACCGGTaaaggaaacaagaaaaggaaaaaatatcgCGTTGATATTCTCCGTTGTGAAAGTCTGGCTTCTCTAACACCAGCTACTCTAGATCGTTTGTTTTCCCGTGACTATGATATTGTTGTTTCAATGATTCCTCTTCCACTTACAACTGTTCTTCCTGGACCGTCAGGCCCTGTTCATTTCGGTCCTCCCTCCCATTCATCCATGACACAGTGGATGAAACTGGTACTGTATTCAACCGTGGGCATTGGGCCTTTGTCGGTTATCTTGATGAAAGGGCAGTGTCTGCGGATGCTTCCTGCTCCACTAGCTGGCTGTGAGAAAGCTATCATTTGGTCTTGGGATGGATCTTCGGTTGGTGGTTTAGGAAACAAGTTTGAAGGTAACTTGGTCAAAGGAGGTATTCTGTTGCACTGTTTAAATTGCCTTCTCAAGTGCTCAGCTGTTCTTGTTCAGCCTCTCAGCAAGCATGATCTTGATAGCTCTGGAAGAATTGTTACTTTAGATATACCATTACCCCTAAAGAATTCTGATGGTTCCATTCCTCATTTTGGTGATGAGCTTGGACTTCCCCTCGAGGAAAATACAAAGTTGAACTCTCTTTTAACTAAGCTTGCGAACAATATGGAATTGAAGACAGTCGGTTACATTCGCCTTTTGAAACTCTTTAAAGCAAAGGATTCATTGAAGCATTTTTCTCCCGACAATGATGAGAAGTATGAATGGGTCCCTTTAACCGTGGAATTTGGGTTTCCACTTTTTAGTCCAAAGTTATGCAACAATATCTGCAAAAGGATTGTCTCATCACAGTTACTTCAAGCAGATTCGCTCATGGAACAACACGATGCAATGCAATGTATAAGGAAAAGGTTGAAAGATATATGTGCACTGTACCAAGCAACAGGTCCAGCTGCTAAACTTCTTTACCAGAAAGAACAAGCAAAGGAGCCTACACGTACTAATAAGCTCATGAACTACGCAAGTGGAAGGTGGAACCCACTTGTTGACCCGTCCTCACCAATTTCAGGAGCCACAAGCGAATTCCAACGGCTGAAACTAGCTAATCGCCAACGTTGCCGGACTGAAGTTCTGAGCTTCGATGGTAGCATCCTTAG ATCCTACACCTTGGCACCAGTATATGAGGCTGCCACAAGGAGCATTGATGAGAATGCACCTTTAAGtacaacaaaatcagattcTGATGAAGCAGATAGCCGAGAAGTGATTCTTCCAGGACTAAATCTTCTCTATGATGGTTCAGAGTTGCACCCTTTTGATATTGGCGCTTGCCTTCAGGCTCGTCAACCAGTTGCTCTCATAGCAGAAGCTGCTGCCGCGTCTGCATCCCTCGCCCCAAAGTAG
- the ARF20 gene encoding auxin response factor 20 (auxin response factor 20 (ARF20); FUNCTIONS IN: sequence-specific DNA binding transcription factor activity; INVOLVED IN: regulation of transcription; LOCATED IN: nucleus; CONTAINS InterPro DOMAIN/s: Aux/IAA-ARF-dimerisation (InterPro:IPR011525), Transcriptional factor B3 (InterPro:IPR003340), AUX/IAA protein (InterPro:IPR003311), Auxin response factor (InterPro:IPR010525); BEST Arabidopsis thaliana protein match is: auxin response factor 21 (TAIR:AT1G34410.1); Has 2463 Blast hits to 2070 proteins in 78 species: Archae - 0; Bacteria - 0; Metazoa - 0; Fungi - 0; Plants - 2460; Viruses - 0; Other Eukaryotes - 3 (source: NCBI BLink).), with protein sequence METGNVVNAQPELSGIIDGSKSYMYEQLWKLCAGPLCDIPKLGENVYYFPQGNIELVDASTREELNELQPICDLPSKLQCRVIAIHLKVENNSDETYAEITLMPDTTQVVIPTQSENQFRPLVNSFTKVLTASDTSAYGGFFVPKKHAIECLPPLDMSQPLPAQELLAKDLHGNQWRFRHSYRGTPQRHSLTTGWNEFTTSKKLVKGDVIVFVRGETGELRVGIRRARHQQGNIPSSIVSIDCMRHGVIASAKHALDNQCIFIVVYKPRSSQFIVSYDKFLDAMNNKFIVGSRFTMRFEGDDFSERRYFGTIIGVNDFSPHWKCSEWRSLEVQWDEFASFSRPNKVSPWEIEHLMSALNVPRSSLLKNKRLREVNEFGQEIGQLSVASPMNTSLRYRDTTEDAMNPSRLLMSYPVQPMPKLNYNNQMVTQIEENITTKAVTNFRLFGVSLAIPLVIKDPIEEIGSDISKLTEGKKFGQSQTLRSPIEIQSKQFGSTRTCTKVQMQGVTIGRAVDLSVLNGYDQLILELEKLFDLKGQLQTRNQWKIAFTDSDGYEMLVGDDPWPEFCKMVKKILIYSKEEVKNLKSSKSLSS encoded by the exons ATGGAAACTGGCAACGTTGTGAATGCACAACCTGAATTATCAGGCATAA TTGATGGATCCAAGAGCTATATGTACGAGCAGTTATGGAAACTCTGTGCGGGACCTTTGTGTGATATTCCAAAACTTGGAGAAAATGTTTATTACTTTCCTCAAGGCAATATAGAGCTT GTTGATGCATCTACAAGAGAAGAGTTGAATGAGTTACAACCAATTTGTGATCTTCCTTCTAAGCTTCAATGCCGTGTTATTGCAATTCATCTTAAG GTGGAAAACAATAGTGATGAGACTTATGCTGAGATCACTTTGATGCCAGATACAACT CAAGTTGTAATCCCTACTCAGAGTGAAAATCAATTTAGGCCATTAGTTAATTCCTTTACGAAGGTTTTAACGGCCTCTGATACAAGCGCTTATGGTGGATTCTTTGTTCCGAAAAAACATGCCATTGAATGTCTCCCTCCACTG gatATGTCTCAGCCTCTACCGGCACAAGAACTTCTTGCTAAAGATCTCCATGGTAATCAATGGAGATTCAGACACAGCTATAGAG GTACACCGCAAAGACATTCGTTAACAACTGGTTGGAATGAATTCACAACATCGAAAAAGTTGGTTAAAGGAGATGTTATTGTATTCGTTAG GGGAGAGACTGGAGAGTTACGAGTTGGTATCAGACGAGCAAGACATCAACAAGGGAATATACCTTCATCAATAGTATCAATAGATTGTATGAGACATGGGGTAATTGCTTCCGCAAAGCATGCTCTTGATAACCAATGTATATTCATTGTGGTTTACAAGCCAAG GTCAAGTCAATTTATTGTCAGTTACGACAAATTCTTAGACGCTATGAACAATAAGTTCATTGTCGGTTCAAGATTTACAATGCGGTTTGAGGGTGATGATTTCTCTGAAAGAAG ATATTTTGGGACAATTATTGGAGTTAATGATTTCTCTCCTCATTGGAAGTGTTCAGAGTGGCGCAGCTTAGAA GTTCAGTGGGATGAATTTGCATCATTTTCGAGACCTAATAAAGTGTCACCCTGGGAGATCGAACATTTAATGTCTGCGTTAAATGTTCCGCGATCATCTTTGCTCAAGAACAAGCGTTTACGAGAAGTTAATGAATTCG GACAAGAAATTGGACAACTAAGCGTCGCCTCCCCGATGAATACTTCTCTTCGTTATCGTGATACAACTGAAGATGCTATGAATCCTTCTAGATTGCTAATGAGCTACCCTGTCCAACCAATGCCCAAACTAAATTACAATAACCAAATGGTTAcacaaatagaagaaaatataacaacCAAGGCAGTCACTAATTTTAGGCTGTTTGGAGTCTCTCTAGCCATTCCTCTAGTGATCAAAGATCCCATTGAAGAAATTGGCTCGGATATTTCGAAACTTACTGaaggaaaaaagtttggtcAAAGCCAAACTTTGAGATCACCAATAGAGATCCAAAGCAAGCAGTTTGGTTCTACTAGAACTTGTACCAAA GTTCAAATGCAAGGTGTAACAATAGGAAGAGCTGTGGATTTAAGTGTTCTTAATGGATATGATCAGCTAATACTAGAATTGGAGAAGCTCTTTGATCTCAAAGGCCAACTACAAACTCGCAACCAATGGAAAATAGCTTTCACAGATAGTGACGGGTATGAGATGCTTGTTGGAGACGATCCATGGCC TGAATTCTGcaaaatggtgaagaagatattGATATATTCAAAAGAGGAGGTCAAAAACCTAAAGTCCAGTAAGAGTCTCTCAAGTtga
- a CDS encoding FAM91 carboxy-terminus protein → MRISPFRYYCDMIFEVMRNEQPYDSIPNFSAADAFRLTGIGRNEFIDIMNKCRSKKIMWKLNKSIAKDFLPTLPVDFPIDPWWGVCLVNFTIEEFKKLSEDEMATIDKICKEEANAYFLFDPEVIKGLYQRGLVYFDVPVYQDDRFKVSKLEGFISNREQSYEDPIEELLYAVFVVSNENSTVAELASTLQADVTQLQAAASFVCRLGWAVKLIDPSSVLHDKIGSPRAILSDDEDASRASISSTYRSADGEEAQHGDNLGTESSGSRSSHVRVAFIVDANITSYLMMGSVSPGLKSHAVTLYEAGKLGHTSIPDLCQDLSTLEGAKFEGELQEFANHAFSLRCVLECLISGGVATDAIVDTMGSGTLSNDEAVTLLADVNLPDNSGDSLTSQIIEASMVSDAPQEVPLSTEHVPESTKHEAASSTPSVDTTALTETFSSNLNLQNEGKPIPVEGPDTGKGNKKRKKYRVDILRCESLASLTPATLDRLFSRDYDIVVSMIPLPLTTVLPGPSGPVHFGPPSHSSMTQWMKLVLYSTVGIGPLSVILMKGQCLRMLPAPLAGCEKAIIWSWDGSSVGGLGNKFEGNLVKGGILLHCLNCLLKCSAVLVQPLSKHDLDSSGRIVTLDIPLPLKNSDGSIPHFGDELGLPLEENTKLNSLLTKLANNMELKTVGYIRLLKLFKAKDSLKHFSPDNDEKYEWVPLTVEFGFPLFSPKLCNNICKRIVSSQLLQADSLMEQHDAMQCIRKRLKDICALYQATGPAAKLLYQKEQAKEPTRTNKLMNYASGRWNPLVDPSSPISGATSEFQRLKLANRQRCRTEVLSFDGSILRSYTLAPVYEAATRSIDENAPLSTTKSDSDEADSREVILPGLNLLYDGSELHPFDIGACLQARQPVALIAEAAAASASLAPK, encoded by the exons ATGAGGATATCACCTTTCAGATACTACTGTGATATGATATTTGAAGTCATGAGAAAtg AGCAACCTTATGACAGTATTCCAAACTTCAGTGCGGCAGATGCTTTCCGGCTTACAGGAATAGGGAGgaatgagttcattgatatCATGAATAAATGCAGATCTAAG AAAATAATGTGGAAGCTGAACAAATCGATTGCAAAAGACTTTTTACCTACTCTACCTGTGGATTTCCCTATTGACCCTTGGTGGGGTGTTTGCCTTGTCAACTTCACCATAGAAGAGTTTAAG AAACTTTCAGAAGATGAGATGGCGACAATAGATAAAATCTGCAAAGAGGAAGCTAATGCATATTTCCTCTTCGATCCAGAAGTCATAAAAGGCCTGTACCAGAGGGGATTGGTATATTTTGATGTCCCAGTCTATCAGGACGACCGCTTTAAAG tttcaaagCTTGAAGGGTTCATCTCTAATAGAGAGCAGTCTTACGAAGATCCCATTGAAGA ATTACTCTATgcagtttttgttgtttcaaatGAGAACTCAACAGTTGCAGAGCTGGCATCCACTTTGCAAGCTGACGTAACTCAATTACAGGCTGCTGCATCTTTTGTTTGCCGGCTGGGATGGGCTGTCAAATTAATTGATCCGTCATCTGTGCTTCATGACAAGATTGGGTCTCCACGTGCCATCCTCAGTGATGACGAAGATGCATCTCGCGCTAGCATATCCTCTACCTACAGGTCTGCTGATGGTGAGGAGGCTCAACATGGAGATAATTTAGGGACTGAAAGCTCTGGATCACGTTCTAGTCATGTTCGGGTTGCTTTCATAGTTGATGCTAATATAACATCGTATCTAATGATGGGTTCTGTGTCACCAG GATTGAAATCTCATGCTGTGACACTCTATGAAGCGGGAAAACTCGGACACACTAGTATCCCAGACCTTTGCCAGGATTTGAGCACATTAGAGGGAGCGAAATTTGAGGGTGAACTGCAAGAATTTGCAAATCATGCCTTTAGCCTTCGTTGTGTCCTGGAATGTTTGATATCTGGTGGAGTTGCTACTGATGCAATAGTTGACACAATGGGTTCGGGAACTTTGAGCAATGATGAGGCTGTTACTCTTCTTGCAGATGTTAATTTACCTGATAATTCCGGAGATTCTTTAACTAGCCAAATTATTGAGGCTTCCATGGTTTCAGATGCCCCTCAAGAGGTTCCCTTGTCGACAGAGCATGTCCCCGAAAGCACTAAGCATGAAGCAGCTTCCAGTACACCGTCTGTCGATACTACTGCCTTGACTGAGACCTTCAGTTCCAACCTTAACCTTCAGAATGAGGGGAAGCCAATTCCTGTAGAGGGACCCGACACCGGTaaaggaaacaagaaaaggaaaaaatatcgCGTTGATATTCTCCGTTGTGAAAGTCTGGCTTCTCTAACACCAGCTACTCTAGATCGTTTGTTTTCCCGTGACTATGATATTGTTGTTTCAATGATTCCTCTTCCACTTACAACTGTTCTTCCTGGACCGTCAGGCCCTGTTCATTTCGGTCCTCCCTCCCATTCATCCATGACACAGTGGATGAAACTGGTACTGTATTCAACCGTGGGCATTGGGCCTTTGTCGGTTATCTTGATGAAAGGGCAGTGTCTGCGGATGCTTCCTGCTCCACTAGCTGGCTGTGAGAAAGCTATCATTTGGTCTTGGGATGGATCTTCGGTTGGTGGTTTAGGAAACAAGTTTGAAGGTAACTTGGTCAAAGGAGGTATTCTGTTGCACTGTTTAAATTGCCTTCTCAAGTGCTCAGCTGTTCTTGTTCAGCCTCTCAGCAAGCATGATCTTGATAGCTCTGGAAGAATTGTTACTTTAGATATACCATTACCCCTAAAGAATTCTGATGGTTCCATTCCTCATTTTGGTGATGAGCTTGGACTTCCCCTCGAGGAAAATACAAAGTTGAACTCTCTTTTAACTAAGCTTGCGAACAATATGGAATTGAAGACAGTCGGTTACATTCGCCTTTTGAAACTCTTTAAAGCAAAGGATTCATTGAAGCATTTTTCTCCCGACAATGATGAGAAGTATGAATGGGTCCCTTTAACCGTGGAATTTGGGTTTCCACTTTTTAGTCCAAAGTTATGCAACAATATCTGCAAAAGGATTGTCTCATCACAGTTACTTCAAGCAGATTCGCTCATGGAACAACACGATGCAATGCAATGTATAAGGAAAAGGTTGAAAGATATATGTGCACTGTACCAAGCAACAGGTCCAGCTGCTAAACTTCTTTACCAGAAAGAACAAGCAAAGGAGCCTACACGTACTAATAAGCTCATGAACTACGCAAGTGGAAGGTGGAACCCACTTGTTGACCCGTCCTCACCAATTTCAGGAGCCACAAGCGAATTCCAACGGCTGAAACTAGCTAATCGCCAACGTTGCCGGACTGAAGTTCTGAGCTTCGATGGTAGCATCCTTAG ATCCTACACCTTGGCACCAGTATATGAGGCTGCCACAAGGAGCATTGATGAGAATGCACCTTTAAGtacaacaaaatcagattcTGATGAAGCAGATAGCCGAGAAGTGATTCTTCCAGGACTAAATCTTCTCTATGATGGTTCAGAGTTGCACCCTTTTGATATTGGCGCTTGCCTTCAGGCTCGTCAACCAGTTGCTCTCATAGCAGAAGCTGCTGCCGCGTCTGCATCCCTCGCCCCAAAGTAG
- a CDS encoding uncharacterized protein (unknown protein; LOCATED IN: endomembrane system; Has 30201 Blast hits to 17322 proteins in 780 species: Archae - 12; Bacteria - 1396; Metazoa - 17338; Fungi - 3422; Plants - 5037; Viruses - 0; Other Eukaryotes - 2996 (source: NCBI BLink).) — protein sequence MFSFPFSFPFPFNYDVNLHVSDAYWDVFGIRGRSPVVVMVWPYKGMWLIV from the coding sequence ATGTTCTCTTTTCCATTTAGCTTCCCCTTTCCATTTAACTATGATGTGAATTTGCATGTATCCGATGCCTATTGGGATGTCTTTGGTATCAGGGGTAGATCAccggtggtggtgatggtttGGCCTTACAAGGGGATGTGGCTTATAGTATGA